CGCCCGCAGGGCCTGGCCCTGAAGACGTCGGGGGTGCGGGTCTGATGGCACGCACCCGGCGGCTCCTGCCCTTCGTCGTCTTCGCGGTCTTCCTCCTCCTCTTCCCGCTCCTGTTCTCGACCAGCCTGGTCAACGTCGGCGTCTATGCCCTCATCTACGCCCTCGCGGCCATCGGCCTGTCCCTGCTGATGGGCCTCGCCGGCCAGGTCAGCCTGGGGCACGCCGCCTTCTTCGCGGTGGGGGCCTACACGCAGGCGATCCTCGTCACGAGGACGGAGGTCCCCGGGCTCCTCGCCGCGGTGATCGCGGTGGCCGCGGCGATGCTGCTGGCCCTGCTCGTCGGCCTTCCCCTCCTGCGGCTGCGCGGCCACTTCCTGGCCCTGGCCACCCTCGGTCTCGGCATCATCGTCTCCGTTGTCGTCCGCGAGCTCGAGGTCACCGGCGGCACCTCCGGGATCTTCGGGATCCCCAAGCCGGACTTCAACGGCCGGGTCTACGACAGCCCCCAGGAGTACTTCTGGCTGCTGGTCCCCTTCGTGGTCATCGGCCTCCTGCTGGCCCACACCCTCGTGCACAGCCGCTCGGGGCGGGCCCTCAGCGCCGTCAACGACTCGGAGGTCGCCGCGGAGTGCCTCGGCGTGGACACCTTCGCGCTGCGCCTGCGCGTGTTCGTCCTCGCTGCGGCGTATGCCGGCCTGGCCGGCGTGTTCTACGCCCACTGGCTCGCGGTGGTGAGCCCCGAGGCCGCCGGCTTCGAGCTCAGCGTGCAGATGCTCCTCATGGTCGTGCTCGGCGGCCTCGGCACCGTGTGGGGCGCCATCACCGGCGCCGTCGCCGTCGAGGCCATCGACGAGGGCTCGCGCACGATCATCCCCCAGCTGATCCCCGGCGCCTCCGGCGAGGTGCAGCTCATCGGCTTCGGCGTGGTGCTCGTCCTGCTGATCATCCTGCTGCCCGGCGGCCTGGCCCAGCTGTGGAACAAGCTGACCAAGCGCACCGGCTCCCCCGCGACAGCCGGCGCCCTGGCCGGCTCCGACGTCGAGCCAGACGTGCAGATCTCGACCGCCTCCCCCGCGGCTGTGCACGCGGCCCGCGACCACGAAGGCGGGGAGCACGCGGGCGGTGGACCCGCGGCATACACCGGGCGCAAGGCCCTCGAGCAGCTGCTGGCCCAGGCAGACACCCCTGAGGCGGGGACCACGCTGCTGACCGTCAGCGGCCTGACCAAGAGGTACGGCGGCGTCAAGGCACTCGACGACCTCGGCCTCGAGGTCCGCGCCGGCGAGATCCTCGCGCTGATCGGCCCCAACGGCGCCGGCAAGACCACGGCGTTCAACGTCATCACCGGCGTCCTCCAGCCCACCTCCGGCACCGTCACGCTCCGGGGCCAGCAGGTCCAGGGTCGTCGACCGCACGCCATCGCCGAGCTCGGCGCCACCCGCACCTTCCAGAACCTGCAGGTCTTCGGCAGCTCAACGGTGCTGGGCAACGTCAAGGTGGCCCGCCACCTGCGCAGCCGCTCCGGGATCGTCCGCGGGATGCTCGGGCTGTCGGGACGCGAGGAGCGCGAGATCGACGAGTCCGCCCGCACCGCGGTCGAGGCGCTCGGCCTCACGCCGGACGCAGACCGTCCCATCACCGACCTGTCGTTCGGTCAGCAGCGCAAGGTCGAGGTCGCCAGGGCGCTCGCCCTCGCCCCCGCCCTGCTGCTGCTCGACGAGCCCATGGCGGGGCTCAGCGGCCCGGAGCGCGACTCGCTCGCGTGGCTGCTGCGCCGCGTGCGCGAGGCCGGCATCTCCGTGCTGCTCGTCGAGCACGACGTCGACGCCGTCATGGCCCTCGCCGACCGCGTCGCCGTCCTGGACGACGGGCGCCTCATCGCGCTCGGCTCCCCCGACGAGGTGCGCGGCAACCCCGCCGTCATCGCCGCCTACCTCGGCACCGGTGAGGACGACGAGGCGCTGATCCGCGGGGCCGCGGCGGAGGTCGAGGCATGAGCAGGCAGCAGGGCACGCGGCCCGGCGGTGGGCTGGAGGTCACGGGCCTCACCGCGGCCTACGACAAGCTCGAGGTCCTCCACGGTGTCGACGTCTCCGTGGCACCTGCCGAGCTGGTCGCCGTCATCGGCTCAAACGGCGCCGGAAAGACCACCCTCCTGCGGGCGGTGTCCGGCCTGATCCGCCCCACCGGCGGGACGGTCCTCCTCGGCGGCGAGGAGGTCACCACCATGGGCGCGGAGCAGATCGCGGCCCGCGGCATGGCCCACGTGCCGGAGAACCGGCTGGTGTTCCCCTCCCTCACCGTCGACGACAACCTCGAGCTCGGGGGATGGACCCGGCGTGGCGACGGCAGGCACGCACAGCGGCGGGCCGAGGCGCTCGAGCTGTTCCCGCGGCTCGCCGACCGGATCACCCTGCCGGCCGGCGCGCTCTCCGGGGGCGAGCAGCAGATGCTGGCGATGGCCCGCGCCCTCATGGCCGAGCCGTCGGTGGTCGTGCTCGACGAGCCCAGCCTGGGCCTGGCCCCCAAGGTGGTGGGCGAGATCATCGCCGCCCTCGGGGCGCTGCGCGACAGCAAGCGGCTCGCGGTCCTGCTCATCGAGCAGAACATCCGGGCCGCGTTCACGGTGGCCGACCGGGTCGTCGTGATGGAACGCGGATCCGTTGTGGCACAGGGCACCCCGGCCGACCTGTCCAGCGATGACCGGGTGCGCAAGGCCTACCTCGGCGGCGGTTCCACGTCGTCAGGGTCGGTGGCGGCCCGCAGCGCCACGGCTTCGTTGCCCGCCTCCCCCAGCCCCAGCTCCCCCGCTCCCCAGGAGGACCAGTGAGCAAGCCCTTCGCCTCGTCGGGCGACCTGACCGAGAAGACCGAGACCCTCGAGGTCCTGGCCGACGGCGTCTACGCCCTGACCGCCGAGGGCGACCCGAACGTCGGCGCCATAGAGGGCGAGGACTTCGTCGTCGCCTTCGAGGCCCGCGCCACCCCGGTGGCGGCACGCGAGTGGCTCGACCGGCTTCGCGAGCACACCGACAAGCCGGTCCGCCACCTCGTGCTCTCGCACTACCACGCGGTGCGGGTCCTCGGCGCGTCCGCGTTCGAGGCAGACGAGATCATCGCCCACGAGCGCACGAGGTTCCTCATCGAGGAGCGCGGCCAGCAGGACTGGGACAGCGAGTTCGGCCGCATGCCAAGGCTTTTCAAGGAGCCGGAGTCGATCCCCGGCCTGACGCACCCGACCCGCACCTTCACCGACGAGCTGACGATCCCGCTCGGTGGCGTCCGCGGGGACCTCGTGCTGAGGTACTGCGGCCGTGGGCACACCGAGGGCGACATCGTCGCCTGGCTGCCCAAGGACCGGATCCTC
This Knoellia sp. p5-6-4 DNA region includes the following protein-coding sequences:
- a CDS encoding branched-chain amino acid ABC transporter ATP-binding protein/permease, whose amino-acid sequence is MARTRRLLPFVVFAVFLLLFPLLFSTSLVNVGVYALIYALAAIGLSLLMGLAGQVSLGHAAFFAVGAYTQAILVTRTEVPGLLAAVIAVAAAMLLALLVGLPLLRLRGHFLALATLGLGIIVSVVVRELEVTGGTSGIFGIPKPDFNGRVYDSPQEYFWLLVPFVVIGLLLAHTLVHSRSGRALSAVNDSEVAAECLGVDTFALRLRVFVLAAAYAGLAGVFYAHWLAVVSPEAAGFELSVQMLLMVVLGGLGTVWGAITGAVAVEAIDEGSRTIIPQLIPGASGEVQLIGFGVVLVLLIILLPGGLAQLWNKLTKRTGSPATAGALAGSDVEPDVQISTASPAAVHAARDHEGGEHAGGGPAAYTGRKALEQLLAQADTPEAGTTLLTVSGLTKRYGGVKALDDLGLEVRAGEILALIGPNGAGKTTAFNVITGVLQPTSGTVTLRGQQVQGRRPHAIAELGATRTFQNLQVFGSSTVLGNVKVARHLRSRSGIVRGMLGLSGREEREIDESARTAVEALGLTPDADRPITDLSFGQQRKVEVARALALAPALLLLDEPMAGLSGPERDSLAWLLRRVREAGISVLLVEHDVDAVMALADRVAVLDDGRLIALGSPDEVRGNPAVIAAYLGTGEDDEALIRGAAAEVEA
- a CDS encoding ABC transporter ATP-binding protein, producing MSRQQGTRPGGGLEVTGLTAAYDKLEVLHGVDVSVAPAELVAVIGSNGAGKTTLLRAVSGLIRPTGGTVLLGGEEVTTMGAEQIAARGMAHVPENRLVFPSLTVDDNLELGGWTRRGDGRHAQRRAEALELFPRLADRITLPAGALSGGEQQMLAMARALMAEPSVVVLDEPSLGLAPKVVGEIIAALGALRDSKRLAVLLIEQNIRAAFTVADRVVVMERGSVVAQGTPADLSSDDRVRKAYLGGGSTSSGSVAARSATASLPASPSPSSPAPQEDQ
- a CDS encoding MBL fold metallo-hydrolase, producing the protein MSKPFASSGDLTEKTETLEVLADGVYALTAEGDPNVGAIEGEDFVVAFEARATPVAAREWLDRLREHTDKPVRHLVLSHYHAVRVLGASAFEADEIIAHERTRFLIEERGQQDWDSEFGRMPRLFKEPESIPGLTHPTRTFTDELTIPLGGVRGDLVLRYCGRGHTEGDIVAWLPKDRILFAGDLVEARAALYTGDAFHQEWSTSTLDTVASFGADQLVGGRGGVVRGGDEVNAAIEQSRHFLAVIIEKVREVQGRDGTLKEAFDACHAALVDQYGSWPIFEHTLPFDVSRCWDELSGIERPVIWTAERDREVWDQLQS